A region of the Chitinivibrionales bacterium genome:
TCAGCACGCGCTCGAGCATCGTGAGTATCACGGGCTCGTCGTCCACCACAAGCACATTAACGGTTTTTTCAAGAACGGAAAACGGATTTGGGATCATCGCCACGAACGTCCCCTGGAATTTGATCTGCAACCGCGATCGTGATCGATCTATATCTAATATTAATTATACGAACTTGGTAGCGCAATGTCAATTCATCAGACAATATTGCAACAGTAAATAAGCGCGTAGGCTGAATGATAAGAAAGCTTTAAGGGTTCAAACCCGAAATTCCATTTATTATATAAAAATCGATTATATTTGATAAAATCAATGCTTATATGTTAATATAAATTGATAGAAAATCAGCATGATAGAGCAATTAGGACAAATACTGGTTTCTTGCGGGGCAATCAGGCGCGACACGCTTGACAGGGCTTTGTTATTCCAGCAGGAAGAAAAGGCCTCGGGCGCGGGCTATCACCGGATTGGCGAATGCCTGGTAAAAAAATTTAATGTACCCGAAGAATCGGTATATAAAGCACTGGCAGCGCAGTTCGGCCTGCCGTTTCTCACGGAAATAGAAGGGCTCATCAACCGCGACCTTATGAGTGAAATGTCTTTTGAAACCCTTAAGGAGGTGGACTGCCTTCCCCTTGAGCGCAACGACGATGTGCTGAAGTTAGTGGTGAGTGATCCTGTTGATCTCACCTCCCTTCTTATGGTGCAAGCCGCCACCGGGCTTCTCGTTGACTGTAGCCTCACCTCTCCCTCAAAAATGGCCGCCGCAAAGAAAAAGCTGTATGAGGGCGCTTCCTTTCTCAAGCAGTCGGTCGGCAAGATTTCCCGGGAATACGAGCGGCAGGCGCAGGGCGATGAATCGCTTTCCCTTGAGGAAATCAAAAAGCGCACCGAGAGCGAGCCGGTGGTGAAAATGGTGTCGCTCATCTTTGACGAAGCCATCAAGCTCAACGCCTCGGACGTCCACATCGAGCCCACGGAACACAATGCCGTGGTGCGGTACCGCATCGACGGCATGCTCACCCAGCACACCGAGACCACGCACAGCATGTACGTGCCGATCACCTCGCGCATCAAGATCATGGCTGACCTTGACATAGCGGAAAAACGCGTACCGCAGGACGGCCGTATCCGTTACACCCACCAGGGCGAGACGTACGATTTCCGCGTGTCAACGCTTCCCACGCACCACGGCGAAAAGACCGTGGTCCGTATCCTCGCGCACGACGCGGGCCTCCTTGAGCTTTCGCACATCGGCATGGGACCCGCCGAATACGCCACCCTCTCCGAACTCATTCAAAAACCGCAGGGCATGATTTTCGTCACCGGCCCCACCGGGTCGGGCAAATCGTCAACCCTGTTCGCGTGCCTGAACCGCATCCGCACCAAGGCGATCAACATCACCACCATCGAGAACCCGATCGAGTACAAGGTTCAGGGCGTGAACCAAGTGCAGATCAACGAAAAGGCGGGCGTCACCTTTGCCGCCACGCTGCGTTCAATTTTGCGCCAGGACCCGGACGCGATCCTCATCGGCGAGATCCGCGACCGCGAGACCGCCGAAATCGCGGTGCAGGCCGCGCAGACCGGCCACCTTGTTTTATCCACCCTGCACACCAACGATGCGATTGCCGCGATCACGCGTCTGCGCGACCTGGGCGTTCCCGGGTTCCTCATTTCGTCCTCGCTGCTCGGCATTCTCGCGCAGCGCCTCGTGCGCGTGCTGTGCCCGGTGTGCAAGAAACGCGCGGACAAAAAAGGCGAGGCGCTGTCACGCTGGAAAGCCATGCTCCCCGGCATCCCCATGCCCGAGCATTTTGTGCCGGAGGGCTGCGAGGCATGCCACAAGTCGGGGTTCAAAGGCCGAACCGGGATTTTCGAGCTTGCCGCGGTGAACGATGCAATACGCGAGATGATTTCCGAAAACGCAACCGACGGTGCGCTCCGGGCTCATTTTCGCGGTATCGGCATGAAGACCATGATCCAAAACGGCGTTGAAAAAATCCAGCAGGGCATCACCTCGCCCGATGAACTTTTGCGCGTAGTAATGGTGGAGGACATTCTCGGTCTCAAACGGTCTGTTTCCGATAACGAAAAGGAACTTGTATGATCCGCAGTACCCATGCATGTATTCTGGCTGTGCTGGCGCTTATAATGTTCGGGAGTTCTCCCGCCTTGGCACAGCGGCAGAAGTCCGCTCCGGCGGTCAAGCCCGCGGCGGAGCAGAAACCCGTCGACCCGGAACAGCAGATCATGTCTCCGCTTGATGTGAAGGACGCCGACATCCAGGACGTGGTCCGCACCATCTCGAAGGGCTACAACCTCAACATCATCCTCGACAAGGATGTGGCCGGCAAGGTCACGGTGCACCTGTCGGACGTGCCGGTCATCGAGGGCCTGCGCACCCTGGCAAAGTCCATCGGCCTCGAGGTGGTGAAGGAGGGCAGCGTGTACCGGATCCGCAAGACCACCGAAGAGCTGCGCTCCGTGATCAGCTATGCGCGCGGGAAGCTCACCGTTGACGTGCAGAACATGGACGTGAAGGAGTTCCTCAAGGACATCAGCGCAAAGACCGCGATCTCCATCGTGCCCGACGCCAAGGTGGACGCCAAGATCACGGGCAAGCTCTACCAGGTTGACCTCGACGACGGCCTGCGCGCGCTTCTCGAAGGCAGCGGACTCAAGCTTGTCAAGCGGCGGAACATCTACCAGGTATTCTCGGCCGAGGGCGGCGGCAGCCAGCCTTCCGCCGGCATGACGCCCCCCTTCCCGGGGGGAGGCCCGCGCGGCGGCCGCGGCGGCGCCACCTCGTTCGTCGTCGACTATTCGAACGGAAAAATCTCGCTCGATGTGACCAATGGCAACCTGCAGGACGTGATCAAGGCGATCTCGGAGCAGAGCGACATGCAGATCATCACGTACGGCACCGTGAGCGGCGAGATCAACGCCAAGCTCAAGAATGTCCCGCTCACCGAGGCGCTCGCCCTGCTTCTGGGCGGCACCATGTTCACGTTTGTCCAGAAGGACTCGATCATCCTGATCGGCGACCGCAAT
Encoded here:
- a CDS encoding GspE/PulE family protein, producing MIEQLGQILVSCGAIRRDTLDRALLFQQEEKASGAGYHRIGECLVKKFNVPEESVYKALAAQFGLPFLTEIEGLINRDLMSEMSFETLKEVDCLPLERNDDVLKLVVSDPVDLTSLLMVQAATGLLVDCSLTSPSKMAAAKKKLYEGASFLKQSVGKISREYERQAQGDESLSLEEIKKRTESEPVVKMVSLIFDEAIKLNASDVHIEPTEHNAVVRYRIDGMLTQHTETTHSMYVPITSRIKIMADLDIAEKRVPQDGRIRYTHQGETYDFRVSTLPTHHGEKTVVRILAHDAGLLELSHIGMGPAEYATLSELIQKPQGMIFVTGPTGSGKSSTLFACLNRIRTKAINITTIENPIEYKVQGVNQVQINEKAGVTFAATLRSILRQDPDAILIGEIRDRETAEIAVQAAQTGHLVLSTLHTNDAIAAITRLRDLGVPGFLISSSLLGILAQRLVRVLCPVCKKRADKKGEALSRWKAMLPGIPMPEHFVPEGCEACHKSGFKGRTGIFELAAVNDAIREMISENATDGALRAHFRGIGMKTMIQNGVEKIQQGITSPDELLRVVMVEDILGLKRSVSDNEKELV